In a single window of the uncultured Dysgonomonas sp. genome:
- a CDS encoding GRP family sugar transporter → MFIVDSYSLAVLFCFVTMLCWGSWGNTQKLAGKTWRYELFYWDYAIGMLIFAVVMAFTLGSFGDSGRSFIDDLNQADTSFLVSALIGGVIFNASNILLAASTSIAGLSVAFPLGVGLALVLGVFINYFSTPKGDPVTLFLGVFLIVIAIILNGIAASKKTAGKKTDKDARKGILLAALAGILMSFFYRFVAAAMDLDNFDQPTAGMITPYTAFFIFALGVLLSNFVFNTIVMKKPFVGSPVTYKEYFSGSFGTHMVGILGGCIWALGTLFSYIAAGKAGAAISYALGQGAPMIAAIWGIFIWKEFKGTSKTVNTLLTLMFILFICGLGLIILAGRS, encoded by the coding sequence ATGTTTATCGTAGATAGTTATTCTCTAGCAGTATTGTTCTGCTTTGTTACCATGCTCTGCTGGGGTTCGTGGGGTAATACCCAGAAGCTGGCAGGAAAGACATGGCGGTACGAATTGTTTTATTGGGATTATGCCATCGGTATGCTGATATTTGCGGTTGTCATGGCATTTACTTTGGGCAGCTTCGGCGACTCGGGACGAAGTTTTATAGACGACCTAAACCAGGCTGACACATCATTTCTGGTAAGTGCATTGATCGGTGGTGTTATTTTCAACGCATCTAACATCCTGTTAGCTGCGTCTACTTCCATTGCAGGATTGTCTGTTGCTTTCCCTCTGGGTGTGGGTTTGGCTTTAGTTCTGGGGGTGTTTATCAATTACTTCAGCACACCTAAAGGCGATCCTGTAACACTGTTCTTAGGGGTATTTCTTATCGTTATTGCTATTATCCTTAACGGAATAGCAGCCAGCAAGAAAACAGCAGGTAAGAAAACCGATAAGGATGCCAGGAAAGGAATCCTGTTAGCTGCACTGGCCGGAATCCTGATGTCGTTCTTTTATCGCTTTGTGGCAGCGGCAATGGATTTGGATAACTTTGACCAACCTACCGCTGGTATGATAACTCCTTATACAGCCTTCTTTATATTTGCACTAGGTGTACTTCTTAGCAATTTTGTATTTAATACGATTGTGATGAAGAAGCCGTTTGTAGGTTCTCCCGTTACTTATAAAGAGTATTTTTCCGGTTCATTCGGTACGCATATGGTTGGTATTCTGGGTGGCTGTATTTGGGCTTTAGGTACATTGTTCAGTTACATTGCAGCAGGAAAAGCCGGGGCTGCGATTTCGTATGCTCTGGGACAGGGTGCGCCTATGATTGCGGCAATATGGGGTATATTTATATGGAAAGAGTTTAAAGGTACGTCCAAAACTGTAAATACACTATTGACCCTGATGTTTATTCTCTTTATCTGTGGTTTGGGATTGATTATCCTAGCCGGACGTTCGTAA
- a CDS encoding nucleoside hydrolase: MKQTILFTAIIAFIVVGCSGKKAETSQQSANTEPINIIFDTDMGNDVDDALALDMLYKYIEAGRVNLLAIPTTKVSQYCAEYVDVMNTWYGHPDIPVGTVVNGTSIDNEDNFVRAVCQMQENGKPVFERTVKDYDSYPKSVALYRKVLAAQPDASVYVVSVGFSTNLAQLLDSPADEYSPLTGKELVKKKVVLLSAMLGHFTDQNFQEFNVKCDIPAVQRVMKEWPTPIVASPYELGDAILYPSKSIETDFNWGMVNPLVEGYKAYLPMPYDRQTWDLTSLLYVVEKDKGYFGSSGPGKIEIDDNAISRFVPDAEGMHSYLTVTTEQAEVVKKYFIELITQKPAKYRTK, from the coding sequence ATGAAACAAACAATTCTATTCACAGCTATTATAGCATTTATCGTGGTTGGCTGTTCTGGTAAGAAAGCTGAAACATCGCAACAATCGGCCAATACAGAACCTATCAATATTATATTTGATACCGATATGGGTAACGATGTCGATGACGCTCTGGCATTAGATATGCTATATAAATACATAGAGGCGGGAAGAGTTAATCTACTGGCTATTCCTACAACCAAAGTTAGTCAGTATTGTGCTGAATATGTAGACGTAATGAATACATGGTATGGACATCCTGATATACCTGTTGGTACAGTTGTCAACGGAACCAGTATCGATAACGAAGACAATTTTGTGCGGGCGGTATGTCAGATGCAAGAGAATGGTAAGCCTGTATTTGAACGGACTGTAAAGGACTATGATTCATATCCTAAATCTGTAGCATTGTACCGCAAAGTACTGGCTGCTCAGCCTGATGCTTCTGTATACGTTGTTTCTGTAGGCTTTTCTACCAACCTTGCACAACTGCTTGATAGCCCTGCTGACGAGTATTCTCCGCTGACAGGGAAAGAGTTGGTGAAGAAGAAAGTGGTTCTGCTTTCTGCTATGTTGGGACATTTCACGGATCAGAACTTTCAGGAATTCAATGTGAAATGTGATATTCCGGCTGTGCAAAGAGTGATGAAAGAATGGCCAACACCTATTGTTGCTTCTCCTTACGAACTGGGTGATGCCATCCTCTATCCATCAAAGAGTATAGAGACTGATTTCAACTGGGGGATGGTAAATCCGCTAGTGGAAGGTTATAAAGCATATCTGCCAATGCCATACGACAGGCAGACTTGGGATTTGACCTCCTTACTTTATGTTGTGGAAAAAGACAAAGGCTACTTCGGTTCATCGGGACCGGGCAAGATAGAGATAGATGATAATGCAATCTCACGTTTTGTTCCGGATGCTGAAGGTATGCATAGTTATTTGACTGTAACTACTGAACAGGCTGAAGTCGTAAAGAAATATTTCATAGAACTTATAACTCAGAAACCGGCTAAGTATAGGACTAAGTAG
- a CDS encoding Gfo/Idh/MocA family oxidoreductase, translating to MKSRIIVISIIFLFISAGLYSQDVIKLGIIGLDTSHSPAFIKLLNDKNAPEQYRGFKIVAAYPYGSKTIESSAKRIPGYIEEAENHGVKITSSIAEMLKQVDCVLLETNDGNLHLEQALEVFKAGKPVFIDKPVAANLAEAIAIFKLAKKYNVPVFSSSALRYSPVNQEIRKGNHGKVIGADCYSPDAYEPSHADFTWYGIHGVETLYTVMGTGCTEVSRLSTKDFSVVTGVWADGRIGTFRSIRTGHNYFGGTAFCSSKVVQADGYKGYGVLLDQILQFFKTKEVPIDPEETIEIFTFMEASNESKRQNGSPVLMESILEKGKLDAERILKNLKD from the coding sequence ATGAAATCAAGAATTATAGTAATATCAATCATCTTTCTGTTTATATCAGCAGGATTGTATTCCCAAGATGTAATAAAACTCGGAATTATAGGACTGGATACATCACACTCTCCGGCATTTATCAAACTGTTGAATGATAAAAATGCCCCTGAACAGTACAGAGGATTCAAGATTGTAGCAGCTTATCCTTACGGATCGAAAACGATAGAGAGCAGTGCAAAACGCATACCCGGATATATTGAAGAGGCCGAGAATCATGGAGTAAAGATAACGTCTTCGATTGCCGAAATGCTCAAACAAGTAGACTGTGTACTCCTCGAAACCAATGATGGTAATTTGCATCTGGAGCAGGCCCTTGAAGTATTCAAAGCCGGTAAGCCTGTGTTTATAGATAAGCCGGTAGCCGCTAATCTGGCTGAAGCGATTGCAATATTCAAATTGGCAAAAAAATATAATGTACCTGTATTTTCTTCTTCCGCCCTCCGCTATTCTCCCGTAAATCAGGAAATACGCAAAGGCAATCACGGAAAAGTAATTGGAGCGGACTGCTATTCTCCCGATGCATACGAACCCAGCCATGCCGATTTCACGTGGTACGGCATCCACGGCGTGGAAACGTTGTACACCGTTATGGGAACCGGATGCACAGAGGTCAGCCGTTTATCTACAAAGGATTTCAGTGTAGTTACAGGTGTATGGGCAGACGGCAGGATAGGAACATTCCGCAGTATCCGCACAGGTCATAATTACTTCGGAGGTACGGCTTTCTGTAGTTCAAAAGTAGTACAGGCCGATGGCTATAAAGGTTATGGGGTTTTACTAGATCAGATCCTGCAATTCTTTAAGACAAAAGAAGTACCTATCGACCCTGAAGAAACGATCGAGATATTTACATTCATGGAAGCATCGAACGAAAGTAAACGGCAGAACGGATCTCCGGTACTGATGGAAAGCATTTTGGAAAAAGGGAAACTTGATGCGGAACGCATCCTGAAAAATCTAAAAGACTGA
- a CDS encoding glucosamine-6-phosphate deaminase: MIFKKNKLTVKIYTTTKEMSVNAALDVSTQIKELLSQKEHINMIFAAAPSQSEFLKELVSYKDIDWGRINAFHLDEYINLSDDAPQRFGNFLKKEIFGLLPFRNIYYLDGNKPVEEECRRYTALLENYPPDIVCLGIGENGHIAFNDPHVADFNDTETVKAVTLDEMCRQQQVNDKCFARIEDVPKQALTLTIPTLLSARYLYCIVPFKSKSQAVYNMINGDISEACPASILRTEDDVILYLDKDSASLLVQ, translated from the coding sequence ATGATCTTTAAAAAGAACAAGTTGACGGTAAAGATATATACCACAACCAAGGAAATGTCAGTCAATGCTGCGTTGGATGTTTCTACGCAAATAAAAGAGCTTCTCAGCCAGAAAGAACATATCAATATGATTTTTGCGGCAGCTCCTTCTCAGTCTGAATTTCTAAAAGAACTGGTTAGCTATAAAGATATAGATTGGGGTAGAATCAATGCTTTTCATCTCGATGAGTATATTAATTTGAGTGACGATGCACCACAAAGATTTGGCAATTTCCTCAAAAAAGAGATATTCGGACTATTACCGTTCCGCAATATTTACTATCTTGACGGAAATAAACCGGTTGAAGAAGAATGCAGACGTTATACAGCCTTGCTGGAGAATTATCCACCAGATATCGTATGTCTGGGCATAGGCGAAAACGGACACATCGCATTCAATGATCCTCATGTCGCAGATTTCAATGATACAGAGACGGTTAAAGCCGTTACACTGGACGAAATGTGCAGGCAGCAGCAGGTAAACGACAAGTGCTTTGCCAGAATAGAAGATGTACCGAAACAAGCATTGACATTGACGATACCCACCTTGTTATCAGCTCGGTATCTGTACTGTATAGTTCCGTTCAAATCCAAATCGCAGGCTGTTTATAATATGATAAACGGAGATATTTCAGAAGCTTGTCCGGCATCTATACTTAGGACTGAGGATGATGTTATCCTGTATCTCGATAAGGATAGCGCCTCGTTATTAGTTCAGTGA
- the nagA gene encoding N-acetylglucosamine-6-phosphate deacetylase, translated as MRTIIENAALILPEGILKNGFVVCTDSIISQIGEGSFDEYSDSDVVIDAKGNYVSPGFIDMHTHGAGGHDFMDNTVEAYLGSARTHARYGTTSLVPTTLTSTTEELLDTFAVYAQAKEQNTDGADLLGLHLEGPYFAYNQRGAQDPKYLRNPEPEEYNMILAHGEKHIIRWSMAPELNGALELGRLLRSKGILASLGHTDALYEEVIEAYKNGFTHVTHLYSCMSTITRRNAYRYAGAVEATYMIDDMSVEIIADGIHLPKSLLQYVCKFKSIDNIVLCTDSMRAAGIPDGEYILGSQDKGQTVIVEDGVAKLTDRSAFAGSVATADRLVRTMIEVAGISLFDAIKMITRNPARILGVDKTKGSLEPGKDADIIIFDSDISVQTTIVKGKVIYTQNNNLKS; from the coding sequence ATGAGAACTATAATAGAAAATGCTGCTTTAATCCTACCAGAAGGGATACTAAAAAACGGCTTTGTCGTATGCACCGACAGCATTATATCGCAGATAGGAGAAGGTTCTTTTGACGAATACAGCGATTCTGATGTAGTTATCGATGCTAAAGGTAACTATGTTTCTCCGGGATTTATAGATATGCATACACATGGTGCAGGAGGACATGATTTCATGGACAATACAGTGGAGGCATATCTGGGATCGGCCCGTACACATGCACGGTATGGAACAACAAGCCTTGTTCCTACTACACTGACCAGCACTACAGAAGAATTGCTGGATACATTTGCTGTATACGCACAGGCAAAAGAGCAAAATACAGATGGAGCAGACTTACTGGGATTGCATCTCGAAGGGCCTTATTTTGCCTATAATCAACGGGGCGCTCAAGATCCTAAATACCTGCGAAATCCTGAGCCGGAAGAATATAACATGATATTAGCCCACGGAGAGAAACACATTATCCGCTGGAGTATGGCGCCTGAACTGAATGGCGCTTTAGAATTGGGACGTTTGTTACGGTCGAAAGGTATTCTTGCCTCACTCGGGCATACTGACGCACTGTATGAAGAGGTTATCGAGGCATACAAGAATGGGTTCACTCATGTCACCCACCTCTATTCCTGTATGTCTACAATCACCCGCCGCAACGCCTACCGCTATGCAGGAGCCGTCGAAGCCACTTATATGATAGATGATATGAGTGTGGAAATTATTGCAGACGGAATACACCTTCCTAAGTCGCTACTCCAGTATGTATGTAAATTTAAGTCCATCGATAATATTGTATTATGTACCGATTCTATGAGAGCTGCCGGCATACCTGACGGGGAGTATATATTAGGCAGCCAGGACAAAGGACAGACGGTAATCGTTGAAGACGGTGTGGCTAAACTGACCGACCGCAGTGCTTTTGCCGGAAGCGTAGCTACTGCCGACCGGCTCGTGCGCACAATGATAGAAGTTGCCGGAATTTCTTTATTCGATGCCATAAAGATGATAACGCGTAACCCTGCCCGTATCCTCGGAGTGGATAAGACAAAAGGTTCACTTGAACCGGGAAAGGATGCCGACATTATTATCTTCGATTCTGATATTTCGGTACAAACAACAATCGTAAAAGGTAAAGTAATTTATACACAAAACAATAATCTTAAATCATGA
- a CDS encoding DNA-binding transcriptional regulator, with protein MLKILVLTDFSSGYSRRLLEGIIRYSREVGPWSFLRMPLYYQMMYGEAGVADFAKKWKANAIIAQLRDVNLELFETLDIPIIVQNYRDRNKSISNLTGDYYETGVMAADFFLAKGYRNFAYYGYPNAIWSRERGLGYKDRIEKAGYKCKILENKNPDNKEWLYNTEYMGKWLQSLPKPTALFACDDYYALQISETCNIYNINIPDEVAILGVDNDTLLCNLSTPTLSSIVLDVENGGYQAARLLDKYIKGEINDAFNIVVKPLYIENRSSTDKYAVSDEHIRTILDYISENYSNKISVNDIVDIVPLSRRVLEKKFKALVGTSIYQCVLDHRINHFIKLLLTTDEHLPDAAIQAGFDDFKNVSRIFRKYKSISPAEYRKLYKKQ; from the coding sequence ATGCTAAAGATACTTGTATTGACAGATTTTTCGAGTGGCTACAGCCGTCGGCTGTTGGAGGGTATTATTCGTTATTCGAGAGAAGTAGGACCATGGTCATTCCTGCGAATGCCTCTGTATTATCAAATGATGTATGGGGAAGCGGGGGTTGCAGACTTTGCAAAGAAATGGAAGGCAAATGCTATAATAGCACAATTGCGGGACGTTAATCTCGAGTTATTCGAAACTCTGGATATTCCTATTATCGTACAAAACTATCGCGACAGGAATAAATCCATTTCGAATCTGACAGGAGACTACTACGAAACGGGGGTTATGGCTGCGGATTTTTTTCTGGCAAAAGGCTATCGTAATTTTGCATATTATGGATATCCGAATGCGATCTGGTCTCGCGAGAGAGGATTAGGATATAAGGACAGGATTGAAAAAGCCGGATATAAATGCAAGATACTGGAAAACAAAAACCCCGACAACAAAGAATGGCTCTACAACACAGAATATATGGGAAAGTGGCTTCAGTCGCTACCTAAGCCTACTGCCCTCTTCGCTTGCGATGATTATTATGCACTGCAAATATCGGAAACCTGTAATATATATAATATCAATATACCCGACGAAGTAGCCATCCTTGGTGTAGACAACGATACATTATTATGTAACTTATCTACTCCCACTCTATCGTCTATAGTACTCGACGTAGAAAACGGCGGCTATCAGGCGGCCAGGTTACTCGACAAATATATCAAAGGAGAGATAAACGATGCCTTCAATATAGTAGTCAAACCCCTGTATATAGAAAACAGGTCGTCGACAGATAAATATGCTGTTTCGGACGAACATATAAGGACAATACTGGATTATATCAGTGAAAATTACAGCAACAAAATATCTGTGAATGATATAGTCGACATTGTTCCTTTGTCGAGAAGGGTGCTTGAGAAAAAATTTAAAGCCTTAGTGGGTACATCTATATACCAATGTGTACTGGATCATCGTATCAATCATTTTATCAAACTACTGTTAACCACCGACGAACATTTACCGGATGCTGCTATACAAGCCGGATTCGACGATTTCAAAAATGTATCGCGGATATTCCGGAAGTATAAATCCATATCGCCTGCTGAATACAGGAAATTGTATAAAAAGCAGTAA
- a CDS encoding Gfo/Idh/MocA family oxidoreductase, translating to MSTRRDFIKKAIVSTSALSFGGVLNGLSAKSYSNINGANDKIRVAAIGVNSRGGALAANFAKQKGCEITYICDVDSRAIAKCSDAVAKIQGNRPKGEKDLRKVLESKDVDAVIIATPDHWHAPGALMAMQAGKDVYLEKPCSYCPEEGEILINAVAKYNRVVQMGNQRRSWPNVQEGIQAIKEGIIGNVHFGKAWYTNNRPSIGVGKEVAVPEWLDWDLWQGPAPRVAYKDNIVHYNWHWIWRWGTAESMNNGTHMVDILRWGMELEYPTMVNSAGGRYFFKDDWETPDTQVINMEFGKSKSMTWEGRSCNGRTIEGSSVGSMFYGDKGSMLITGSDGYRIFDMDNKVVKQQYSKIEIDPRNLMNPAESLDALHINNFFDGIRKGEKLNSDIVSGHKSTVLMQAGNIAQRVGRSLNIDPANGRIVHDADAMKYWSRDYQPGWEMKL from the coding sequence ATGAGTACACGACGTGATTTCATAAAAAAAGCAATTGTGAGCACATCAGCCCTTTCATTTGGGGGAGTTTTAAACGGTTTAAGTGCAAAAAGTTATTCCAATATCAACGGGGCAAACGACAAAATACGGGTTGCCGCAATCGGAGTTAATTCGCGGGGCGGAGCTTTGGCTGCAAACTTTGCGAAACAAAAAGGTTGTGAGATAACCTATATATGTGACGTAGATAGCCGTGCTATTGCCAAATGTTCCGATGCTGTAGCTAAGATTCAGGGAAACAGACCGAAGGGTGAAAAGGACTTGCGCAAAGTCCTTGAGTCGAAGGATGTGGATGCGGTTATTATCGCTACACCCGACCACTGGCATGCTCCCGGTGCGTTGATGGCAATGCAGGCAGGCAAAGATGTGTATCTGGAAAAGCCGTGTAGCTATTGTCCCGAAGAAGGCGAAATATTGATCAATGCCGTAGCCAAATACAACCGTGTTGTGCAAATGGGTAACCAAAGACGTTCATGGCCAAACGTGCAGGAAGGTATACAGGCAATAAAAGAAGGCATTATCGGCAATGTTCACTTCGGGAAAGCATGGTATACCAACAACCGTCCGTCGATTGGTGTAGGCAAGGAAGTTGCCGTACCCGAATGGCTCGATTGGGACCTGTGGCAAGGACCTGCGCCACGTGTAGCTTATAAGGATAATATAGTACATTACAACTGGCACTGGATATGGCGCTGGGGAACAGCCGAATCGATGAATAACGGCACACATATGGTCGATATACTGCGTTGGGGTATGGAACTGGAATATCCTACGATGGTGAACTCAGCCGGAGGTCGTTATTTCTTCAAAGACGACTGGGAAACTCCGGATACTCAGGTAATAAATATGGAATTCGGCAAAAGCAAATCCATGACTTGGGAAGGCCGTAGCTGCAATGGACGTACCATAGAAGGAAGTAGTGTAGGCTCTATGTTCTACGGCGACAAGGGTAGCATGCTGATTACCGGAAGCGACGGTTACAGGATTTTCGATATGGATAACAAAGTAGTTAAACAACAGTATAGCAAGATTGAAATAGATCCGCGCAACCTGATGAATCCTGCCGAAAGCCTCGATGCACTGCATATAAACAATTTCTTTGATGGTATCAGAAAAGGAGAAAAACTAAATTCCGATATTGTTTCAGGACATAAGAGTACGGTACTGATGCAGGCAGGTAATATTGCCCAGCGCGTAGGTCGGTCGCTCAATATAGACCCGGCCAACGGGCGTATCGTACACGATGCCGATGCAATGAAATATTGGAGCCGCGATTATCAGCCGGGTTGGGAAATGAAACTGTAA
- a CDS encoding sugar MFS transporter, with protein sequence MSQINNQQLNKRNTTIAIVIVGAMFFIFGLVSWVNAILIPYFKIACELTHFESYFVAFAFYIAYFCLSIPSAHILNKVGYKRGIMYGFFCMAIGAALFIPAALTRTYGIFLAGLFVIGAGLTILQSAANPYITIVGPIESAAKRISMMGIFNKFAGIVSPLIFAAVVLKVTDSSLFTLLESGTLDEASKNMMLDDLIRRVIKPYAILSVLLFLFGVFVRYSVLPEIDPAENNKEEENCTHKRTSIFQFPYLILGAFALFVHVGTQIIAIDTIISYAGSMGMNLLEAKAFPSYTLTATIIGYIIGIVLIPKYVSQTRALQVCCTLGLLLSFAIILVSREVVILGHESTLSIWFLCALGLPNALIYAGIWPLSIKGLGRFTKIGSSLMIMGLSGNAIMPIVYGTFADLWDLQHAYWVLIPCYIYLIFFAVYGHKIQSWSFKLQNKL encoded by the coding sequence ATGAGTCAAATAAACAATCAACAATTAAACAAACGTAATACAACCATTGCAATAGTTATTGTAGGTGCGATGTTCTTTATCTTCGGTTTGGTCTCATGGGTTAATGCGATCCTTATTCCATACTTTAAGATTGCGTGTGAGTTGACTCACTTCGAATCGTACTTCGTGGCTTTTGCCTTTTATATAGCTTATTTCTGTCTGTCTATTCCATCTGCCCATATATTAAATAAAGTGGGTTACAAACGGGGGATAATGTATGGCTTCTTCTGTATGGCCATAGGGGCGGCATTATTTATCCCTGCTGCTCTTACCCGTACATATGGAATATTCCTTGCCGGATTGTTTGTTATCGGCGCCGGGCTGACTATACTCCAGTCGGCAGCCAATCCGTATATAACCATTGTAGGGCCTATCGAGAGCGCAGCCAAGAGGATAAGTATGATGGGAATATTCAACAAATTTGCAGGTATAGTTTCTCCTCTTATTTTTGCCGCCGTCGTACTGAAGGTTACAGACAGTAGTTTGTTTACTCTATTAGAATCCGGCACATTGGACGAAGCATCCAAAAATATGATGCTCGATGATCTTATTCGCAGGGTAATAAAACCTTATGCTATCTTATCCGTACTATTATTCCTGTTTGGAGTGTTTGTTCGCTATTCTGTATTGCCGGAAATTGATCCGGCAGAAAATAATAAAGAAGAGGAGAATTGTACTCATAAGAGGACTTCCATCTTTCAGTTTCCATATCTTATTCTGGGTGCATTCGCTCTGTTCGTTCATGTAGGGACACAGATTATAGCCATCGACACCATTATCAGTTATGCAGGTTCAATGGGGATGAACCTTTTAGAGGCCAAGGCTTTCCCTTCCTATACTCTGACGGCGACAATAATCGGCTACATAATAGGAATTGTATTAATACCCAAATATGTTTCTCAAACGAGGGCATTGCAGGTTTGCTGTACACTCGGATTATTATTGTCTTTCGCTATTATCCTGGTAAGTAGGGAAGTGGTTATTCTCGGCCATGAAAGTACTCTTTCTATCTGGTTCTTATGTGCGCTCGGACTACCTAACGCCCTTATTTACGCAGGCATATGGCCGCTGTCGATAAAAGGATTAGGGCGGTTTACAAAGATAGGATCTTCACTGATGATTATGGGATTGAGCGGGAATGCGATCATGCCGATTGTCTATGGTACTTTTGCCGACCTCTGGGACTTGCAACATGCTTACTGGGTATTGATCCCATGCTACATATACCTGATATTCTTTGCTGTATACGGACATAAGATTCAATCATGGTCATTCAAACTCCAAAATAAGTTATAG